DNA from Caldanaerobius fijiensis DSM 17918:
CTTAATTGAGGATTTTGGGTTTAAGTCTTTTATATATGAGCCAGGTTATGAGTTTATTACGGACGGTCCTTCTTGCATTACCACAATAAAATATTCAGATGGAGAAACTAAAGAAATTAACCACTATTACGGACATGTTTTGATAGATGATAGCCTGACAGCATTTGAAAAGAATATAGAGAGAATAATAGGTACTAAAAAATATGTAAATCCCAGATTATACATATATCAGGTGGAAGAGAAAGTTCCAGAGTCGCCAATTAAGTACATAGTTGTTTCTGATTCAGAAAAAGAAGCCATAGATTTAGTAGAAGATTGTGTCAGACAGGAATTAATTGAATGGCGGGTGCAGAAGATAGGGATTGCTGCAGATAATTATTACGGACCTGCAATAATTATGAAAGGCGTTTAATTGCTGATAATAATAATAGATTAAAGGGAACTCAATACGGGTTCCCTATTCATTGCTCAGGGTTTGCGAATAATATCAAAATCACAGATAGTAATAGAATGGGCGTCATAATCGATGAGCCCATCTTTTTTCATCTTATTGAGTGGGAGTGAAAAATATTTTGTGTATTTAGATTAATTTCATGCT
Protein-coding regions in this window:
- a CDS encoding DUF6438 domain-containing protein, whose product is MFEYIKLQRTMCFGTCPVYSVTVDNEGNVNYSGEMFVYKSGEHHWKISGKKVNQLNDLIEDFGFKSFIYEPGYEFITDGPSCITTIKYSDGETKEINHYYGHVLIDDSLTAFEKNIERIIGTKKYVNPRLYIYQVEEKVPESPIKYIVVSDSEKEAIDLVEDCVRQELIEWRVQKIGIAADNYYGPAIIMKGV